From a region of the Haematobia irritans isolate KBUSLIRL chromosome 4, ASM5000362v1, whole genome shotgun sequence genome:
- the wls gene encoding wnt ligand secretion mediator produces MSGTILENLSGRKLSILVVALMMSQVACFLLGGLFAPVPAGHQNILGMVCKDKPQRQNDTTFWLYSRGVGQCASISQEEIEQHYTKMANEIVYIFQMPLPRDGKQLDYSRWQQNLIGVLQVDLAYVSEVGLIDPPKELKLTIDARLAYRNKEEAPNDWKLYARSIEQRYLDCHAVHTSQQETLYSCEMIPLFELGALHYDYYLLNLRFPIDSDMHMNLNIGHMHDLTLTAIYQNGGFTKVWLSLKTVLFPFIVAIMIWFWRRVHILQRSPALLEYMLIYLGGALTFLNLPLEYLTLSFEMPYMLLLSDIRQGIFYAMLLSFWLVFAGEHMLIQDSPQKNSIRSRYWKHLSAVVVGCLSLFIFDICERGVQLRNPFYSIWTTPMGAKVALSFIILAGISAGIYFIFLCFMVGKVFRNIGAKRTSLPSMSQARRLHYEGLIYRFKFLMLATLLCAALTVIGFIMGQVAEGHWKWDEDIEIQLTSAFLTGVYGMWNIYIFALLILYAPSHKQWPCSNSNETSQSNENIVAAAANEEIEFNNLPSDTNPSEISSLTSFTRKVAFD; encoded by the exons ATGTCTGGAACAATATTGGAGAATCTCAGCGGTCGGAAACTTTCCATATTGGTAGTTGCTTTGATGATGTCTCAAGTGGCATGTTTCTTACTGGGTGGTCTTTTTGCACCTGTACCGGCCGGTCATCAAAACATATTGGGTATGGTCTGTAAGGACAAACCACAAAGGCAGAATGATACAACTTTCTGGCTGTATTCAAGGGGAGTTGGACAGTGTGCCTCCATATCACAAGAAGAAATTGAGCAACATTACACCAAAATGGCAAATGAAatagtatatatttttcaaatgccTTTGCCACGCGATGGAAAGCAATTGGATTATTCCCGTTGGcagcaaaatttaattggagtTTTACAGGTCGATTTAGCATATGTGTCCGAGGTGGGTTTGATTGACCCTCCTAAGGAACTGAAATTGACTATCGATGCTCGTTTGGCATACCGTAACAAGGAAGAAGCACCTAACGACTGGAAGTTGTACGCCCGTTCAATAGAACAGCGTTATTTGGATTGTCATGCTGTTCACACTAGCCAACAGGAGACATTGTATTCTTGCGAAATGATTCCACTTTTTGAATTGGGTGCACTTCATTATGATTATTATCTTCTAAACTTACGTTTTCCCATTGACTCAGATATGCACATGAATTTGAATATTGGCCACATGCATGATTTAACATTAACTGCAATTTACCAAAATGGAGGTTTTACAAAAGTTTGGCTTAGTTTAAAGACTGTTCTATTCCCATTCATAGTGGCAATTATGATATGGTTTTGGCGTAGAGTACATATATTACAGCGTTCCCCGGCTTTATTAGAGTATATGCTTATTTACTTAGGcggagctctgacatttttgaaTCTACCTCTGGAATACCTTACACTTAGCTTTGAAATGCCCTATATGTTATTGCTTAGCGATATACGTCAAGGTATATTCTATGCAATGCTTTTgtctttttggctagtttttgctggggagcATATGCTGATTCAGGACTCACCCCAAAAGAATTCGATTCGGTCACGCTATTGGAAACATTTGTCTGCGGTAGTTGTTGGATGTCTGTCTCTCTTCATATTCGATATATGTGAACGTGGTGTGCAATTGCGCAATCCCTTCTACTCAATATGGACTACACCCATGGGGGCTAAAGTTGCACTTAGTTTCATCATATTGGCAGGTATATCGGCAGGAATTTactttatatttttatgtttcatGGTTGGTAAAGTATTTCGAAATATCGGTGCTAAAAGAACGTCATTACCGTCCATGTCGCAAGCTCGTCGTTTACACTATGAAG GTCTTATCTATCGCTTCAAATTCCTTATGCTCGCTACTCTTCTATGTGCTGCACTGACTGTCATCGGATTTATTATGGGTCAAGTAGCGGAAGGTCATTGGAAATGGGATGAAGACATCGAAATTCAACTGACTTCGGCATTCTTAACAGGAGTTTATGGAATGTGgaatatttacatatttgctttattaattttatatgcCCCCAGCCACAAACAGTGGCCATGTTCAAACTCAAATGAAACTTCTCAGTCGAATGAAAACATCGTTGCTGCAGCTGCCAATGAAGAAATCGAATTTAATAACTTGCCTTCCGATACGAATCCAAGTGAGATATCTTCACTTACCTCATTCACTCGTAAAGTCGCATTCGATTAG
- the LOC142236761 gene encoding uncharacterized protein LOC142236761: protein MASKEEEIESLDNQFMNGLKKIENLLDNLNFRQKFIVNQWIKKLKNSDSSIEERKLRNQLILNFLNNRETDALNLEPFSNLPERFNGPLTDFRKLMTTNLGVRENLVEDEKTAYLFELFSMFPDKGVFLAKQPVPHDGFFILTVLKRNRAKNLDQPDY, encoded by the exons ATGGCCTCTAAGGAAGAAGAAATTGAGAGTCTTGATAACCAGTTTATGAatggattaaaaaaaatcgaaaatttattagataacTTAAACTTTCGGCAAAAGTTTATTGTGAATCAAtggataaaaaaattgaaaaattcggaTAGTTCAATTGAGGAGAGAAAATTGCGAAATCAATTAAtactaaattttcttaacaatCGAGAAACGGATGCCCTCAATTTAGAACCATTTAGTAACTTGCCCGAAAGGTTTAATGGACCTTTAACTGATTTTAGAAAACTCATG ACCACAAATCTAGGCGTTCGCGAAAATCTGGTAGAAGATGAAAAAACTGCCTATTTGTTCGAACTATTTTCCATGTTCCCTGATAAAGGAGTATTTCTGGCAAAGCAACCAGTACCGCACGATGGGTTTTTTATATTAACAGTCTTAAAAAGAAATAGAGCAAAGAATTTGGATCAAcctgattattaa